In Falco peregrinus isolate bFalPer1 chromosome 9, bFalPer1.pri, whole genome shotgun sequence, the genomic stretch ttgcgccccccgcccgcggtccctccagccctgcccttcccctccccagtgcgcccctcccccccgcaCCCCAAATCCCCTCCCCGCTGCTCCCAGTCCCCAACCCCCCGACCTCATCCTCCCCCCACCGGggcccagcccccgcccccccgccccggtgcggccccgccgggcccggccccctCCGCACCACCGCCACTTTTCCCGCCTGCGCAACACGAACCTCACGCGGAGcctccctcccgccgccgccgccgccaccgccgccggcGGAACTCGGCCTCACTTCCGCCATAGAGAGGGGCCGCTCTGGGCGCCGGAGGACCGCGCGGCAACGGCGCGGACAGGACCATAGAGCGCCGGGAGGACTACGGCTAGAGAGTACGCGGCGCCCCGCACCCGCTATAGAGGAGGTGGCGAGTGGGGTGGGGCTGCATCAGCTGCTCCCCCGGGCCCCCACCGGCCGCGCTGCCTCGCTGGGCACCGTAGAGCGGCGGGAAGCCTCTGGCTCGCAACCGGGacccccgggctgggggcacccaggGGGCGGgggcgccccggccccccgaGACGGGGCACCCCCAAAGGCCCCCCGGGGACCTGGGACCCCGCTGCGCCCCCCGACACGGGGCTCCCCCGCCACCGGCACGGCGAGGAGGGCACCCGGCAccgcccctccccgcctcccccgAGCCGTGcctccgccccccgcccggcgcccGCCCTGCCCGCACCAGCCCTcgctgcctgtgccctgccgGTACCGCTGTCTGTgccctgcctcccagccctgtcctgcccATAGCACCCCTCGCTGCCggtgcccctgcctgcccccgcCCTGCCTGCACCATCCCTCGCCGCCGGTAccgctgcctctgccctgcctctgccctgcctgcctgtgccctgccctgcctgcctgcctgtgccctgccctgcctgtgccctgccctgcctgtgccctgcctgtgccctgccctgcctctgccctgcctgccctgccccgccctGCCCATGCCGGCTCCGCGCCCCGGCACCCGCTGGGTGACCAGTTTCTTCTCCTACGAGACCACCAAGTCGGTGGTGGTGAAGAGCTGGGTGGTGGGGGCCATCAACCGCGGCGTGCAGCTCCTCATCCTCGCTTACTTCGTGGGGTGAGACCCCCGGCAGGGCCGCATGCGGTGGTGACAGGCGGGTGGCAcccggggggcagggggctgctgccagTGACACCCGCGGGGTGACAAGGGGAGGGGGGTGATGATTTGTGGCAGTGGGGGGACAGTGAAGGgacagctggggtggggggggcagggggtggccAGGTCAGGAGCAGCGGGTGTCAGCACGGGTGACAGGGTGGGTGACAGCATGGGTGATAGGGCGGAGGAGGGACAGGTGAGAGGGTGACAAGTGTGTCAGTGCCAGGAATGTCAGGTGTGCCAGCACGAGTGACACGATGGGAGAGGCCAGGAGAGCATGCCGGTGCAGGTGACAGGGGGGTGTTGGTGCGGGTGATGCAAGGGGGACAGCCAGCAGAGCATCCTGGTGCAGGTGACAGGGAGGGGACAGTGTCGGTGTGGGTGACACAAGGGGGGCGGGAGCAGCAGCACGGCCACAGCAGGTGACAGAGTGGGGTCTCTGCCCCCGGGTGCTCCCTGGGGGGGTGACAGCAGCCATCAGCAGGTGACAAGCGCCTGTCAGAGGACTGGCAGCCACACGTGCTGGCAGCCCCGGGTGCCacagagctccagcagctgggggtggCAAGGGAGGCACAGGCAGGTGCTATGGGGGTGGCCGTCCCCACCGTCACCCTCTGCGGGTGTTGTCCCAGCTGGGTGTTCCTCCATGAGAAAGCCTACCAGGTGCGGGACACTGTCATCGAGTCTTCGGTGGTGACCAAAGTCAAGGGCATCGGGCGCTATGCCGGTCGGGTGCTGGACACGGCCGACTACGTCACCCCCCACCAGGTTCGGGGGTGCcgccccaccccctcccccgccccgcctcaGTTTCCCCCTTGGAAGCGAGCAGAGGGTGATGGGGATGCTCCCCTCCCAGGGCACCTCGGTGTTCGTGGTGGTCACCAAGCAGATCCTGACGGAGAACCAGGTGCAGGGCATCTGCCCAGAGgtatggggctggggggggcggggggggcacgCTGGGGTGCACCCCCTCCTCTCACGGCTCCCCTGCAGAGCGAAGCCGAGTACCGCTGCACGGCCGACCATGACTGCCGGGGCAAGAACCCCGCCACAGGCAGCGGTgaggggggggggccggggggggccgggggggccgggggccctgcctgctccccacacTGACGGGGGGGCCGGCAGGACTGCTCACGGGGCGCTGCGTCCCCTACAACCGGACCCTGCACACCTGTGAGATCCGGGGCTGGTGCCCGCCTGAGGTGGACACCGTGGATGTGTGAGTGTGACATGGGGTACAgcggtgctggggctggcaggtgtCCATGCCCCCCCTCCGTGTCCCCATAGACACCCCCTGTTTCCCTAGACCCGTCATGCTGGAGGCCGAAAACTTCACCCTCTTCATCAAGAACAGCATCCGCTTCCCACTCTTTGGTTTTGAGAAGTGAGTGGCGGCGGGGACATAGGGACAGGCATGGGGGCCGTGTGTCCCCCTGGCCCAGGTGGCTGATGGCTGTGTTCTCCCCAGGGCCAACCTGCCGCCTCCCGGCAgtggggggcagctgggacGGTGCCGGTTCCACCCCGAGcggcagcccctctgccccatccTGCGGCTGGGGGACGTGGTGCGCCTCGCCGGGCAGGACTTCCCCACGCTGGCCGCCACCGTGAGccgggggacacggggacatgGCAGGCGGGCTGTGGGGGCGCGGGGAACTGAGGCAGGGGGCGTGGGATGTGGGGGCACAGGGACACGGGACATGGACCTTGAGGACACAGGGATgtgggacatggggacacagagAGGCACGGGATGTGGGGATGTGATATGTGGAacatggggacatggggatgTGCTGTGTGAGGACaaggggacatggggacagagTCACGGGGtgtggggatgcagggatgtGATATGTGGGATGGGGGGACATGGGAATGTGAGATGTGGAGCATGGGGATGGGAGATGTGGGGGTGCAGGGCCATGGGCCATGGGGACACAGAGGCATGGGGCGTGGGGATGGGAGATGTGGGTCATGGGGACACGGGGATGTGGGATGTGGAGGCACAGGACTGTGGGACGTGGGGACCTGAGACATGGGATTTGGGGACATGGCGACACAGGGATGTGAGACAGGGGACATGGGACATGGGGATGTGGGCCATGGGGACATCGATACAGggcacagggacatggggacatgggATAGAGGGCACAGGGATGTGGGGACATGGGGCCAGGGGGCCGCAGCATGTGGCTCACCTGccggcgggggcaggggggagtgCTGGGCATCAAGATCGGGTGGGTGTGCGACCTGGACCGTGCCTGGGAGCACTGCCTGCCCCGCTACTCCTTCACCCGCCTGGATGGCCTcgcccgccccccggcccctgccACCGGCTACAACTTCAGGTACAGCACACGCCACTGCATGGGGACACGTGTGACACGCATgcgcagcccagcacagccccctgTCCCGCGCAGGCACGCCCGGTACTACCGCTGGCAGGATGGCACCGAGCGCCGCACGCTCACCAAGGCCTTCGGCATCCGCTTTGACGTCCTGGTGTACGGCAATGTACGTGTGGGGCACAGCCCCCGTGGGGGCCACGGTGGGGGGACGCCTCCCCGTGACAGGGGTCTCTGCACCCGCAGGCTGGGAAGTTTGGTATCATCCCCACCCTCATCAACACGGTGGCAGCTTTCACCTCCATCAGCGTGGTGAGTGGTGGCTGTTCCCAGCCCCTCCTGTGGCGGCACctcccggggggctggggggccccGCGCACCCcgcagcagtggggcagggggggcggcGGTGCCCCATGGTGactgggaggggggtgggggaaaacCCCACAGCCCGTGGGGCACGGGGACACAGCAAAGCCCCGGGGTGacagctgcctggctctgcgggggctgtgggggtgtCAGGGGGGTGTCCCACTGTGTGGGCCCCCCCACGCCAACGCAGACCCCCCCAGGGCACGGTGCTGTGCGATATCATCCTGCTCAACTTCCTGAAGGGAGCCGAGCACTACAAGGCCCGCAAGTTCGAGGAGGTCAGCcgtggggccggggctgccgtggggctggggggcagcaggttCCCCTCCGTGAGGGTGTTGGATGAGGCCCCTCGGGGGGATGTATGGGGCTGACCGGTGGGGGGCACGTGCAAGCACCGCCCCCGAGTCCCCCCGCAGgtgccctggctgtggggcaggaacTAAGCCGGTGGCCATCCACTGCCCCACAGGTGCCAGCAGCCGGTGTGCCCATggcccccaccagccccacggAGTGTCCCCCTGGGGCACTGGGGCTCTGCAGCCGGGACAAGCAGTCCACCGACTCAGGGGCCTTCTCCCTCGGCCTCTAGCCCTGGGCgctgtggggcagcccccca encodes the following:
- the P2RX3 gene encoding P2X purinoceptor 3 isoform X3, yielding MPAPRPGTRWVTSFFSYETTKSVVVKSWVVGAINRGVQLLILAYFVGWVFLHEKAYQVRDTVIESSVVTKVKGIGRYAGRVLDTADYVTPHQGTSVFVVVTKQILTENQVQGICPESEAEYRCTADHDCRGKNPATGSGLLTGRCVPYNRTLHTCEIRGWCPPEVDTVDVPVMLEAENFTLFIKNSIRFPLFGFEKANLPPPGSGGQLGRCRFHPERQPLCPILRLGDVVRLAGQDFPTLAATGGVLGIKIGWVCDLDRAWEHCLPRYSFTRLDGLARPPAPATGYNFRHARYYRWQDGTERRTLTKAFGIRFDVLVYGNAGKFGIIPTLINTVAAFTSISVGTVLCDIILLNFLKGAEHYKARKFEEVPAAGVPMAPTSPTECPPGALGLCSRDKQSTDSGAFSLGL
- the P2RX3 gene encoding P2X purinoceptor 3 isoform X1 — its product is MPAPRPGTRWVTSFFSYETTKSVVVKSWVVGAINRGVQLLILAYFVGWVFLHEKAYQVRDTVIESSVVTKVKGIGRYAGRVLDTADYVTPHQGTSVFVVVTKQILTENQVQGICPESEAEYRCTADHDCRGKNPATGSGLLTGRCVPYNRTLHTCEIRGWCPPEVDTVDVPVMLEAENFTLFIKNSIRFPLFGFEKANLPPPGSGGQLGRCRFHPERQPLCPILRLGDVVRLAGQDFPTLAATVSRGTRGHGRRAVGARGTEAGGVGCGGTGTRDMDLEDTGMWDMGTQRGTGCGDVICGTWGHGDVLCEDKGTWGQSHGVWGCRDVICGMGGHGNVRCGAWGWEMWGCRAMGHGDTEAWGVGMGDVGHGDTGMWDVEAQDCGTWGPETWDLGTWRHRDVRQGTWDMGMWAMGTSIQGTGTWGHGIEGTGMWGHGARGPQHVAHLPAGAGGSAGHQDRVGVRPGPCLGALPAPLLLHPPGWPRPPPGPCHRLQLQARPVLPLAGWHRAPHAHQGLRHPL
- the P2RX3 gene encoding P2X purinoceptor 3 isoform X4; protein product: MPAPRPGTRWVTSFFSYETTKSVVVKSWVVGAINRGVQLLILAYFVGWVFLHEKAYQVRDTVIESSVVTKVKGIGRYAGRVLDTADYVTPHQGTSVFVVVTKQILTENQVQGICPESEAEYRCTADHDCRGKNPATGSGLLTGRCVPYNRTLHTCEIRGWCPPEVDTVDVPVMLEAENFTLFIKNSIRFPLFGFEKANLPPPGSGGQLGRCRFHPERQPLCPILRLGDVVRLAGQDFPTLAATGGVLGIKIGWVCDLDRAWEHCLPRYSFTRLDGLARPPAPATGYNFRHARYYRWQDGTERRTLTKAFGIRFDVLVYGNAGKFGIIPTLINTVAAFTSISVVPAAGVPMAPTSPTECPPGALGLCSRDKQSTDSGAFSLGL
- the P2RX3 gene encoding P2X purinoceptor 3 isoform X2, with the protein product MPAPRPGTRWVTSFFSYETTKSVVVKSWVVGAINRGVQLLILAYFVGWVFLHEKAYQVRDTVIESSVVTKVKGIGRYAGRVLDTADYVTPHQGTSVFVVVTKQILTENQVQGICPESEAEYRCTADHDCRGKNPATGSGLLTGRCVPYNRTLHTCEIRGWCPPEVDTVDVPVMLEAENFTLFIKNSIRFPLFGFEKANLPPPGSGGQLGRCRFHPERQPLCPILRLGDVVRLAGQDFPTLAATGGVLGIKIGWVCDLDRAWEHCLPRYSFTRLDGLARPPAPATGYNFRHARYYRWQDGTERRTLTKAFGIRFDVLVYGNVRVGHSPRGGHGGGTPPRDRGLCTRRLGSLVSSPPSSTRWQLSPPSAWCQQPVCPWPPPAPRSVPLGHWGSAAGTSSPPTQGPSPSASSPGRCGAAPHLPPTAGHPCLHPAGGGPTVLPSSPPTAGTPFPRLSVGPGTGDVGRRE